From the Deltaproteobacteria bacterium genome, the window TCGTCTCCAATTGAAAATCGCCAACATCGATCTTTGGGAAATCAACGAGGCGTTTGCCGTGGTGGCGCTGGCCAACAACAAAAAATTGGGTTTGAATCCGCAAAATGTCAACATTCGTGGCGGGGCGGTGGCGTTGGGTCACCCGATCGGCGCCTCCGGGGCCAGGATTTTAACAACACTTCTTTATTCCTTGCAGGAGACTGGCAGTAGGCGTGGTTGTGCCTCTCTCTGTATTGGTGGCGGTGAAGGGGTGGCGTTGGTGGTGGAAAGAATTTAGGAGGGGAATATGGGATACCAATACCTGCAGGTTCAATCGGAAAATTTTATCTCTACGGTTACGATCAGCCGTGAGAAGGCGTTGAACGCCCTCAATGCTGATCTCTTAAAGGAAATACAGCAGTGCTTTGGCGAAATTTCAAAAAATGGGGATGTTCGGGCGGTCATCCTGACCGGTGCCGGTGACAGGGCGTTTGTGGCAGGCGCCGATATTGCGGCGATGAGTTCAATGACGCCGGTGGGGGCGCTCGAATTTGGAAAACTGGGGCATTCTGCGATGGATGCGGTGGATCACTGTCCCAAACCGGTGATTGCGGCGGTCAATGGTTTTTGCCTCGGTGGCGGACTTGAACTGGCGCTCGCCTGTGATTTTATCTATGCCTCGGAAAGGGCGAAACTGGGTCTTCCCGAAGTGGGTCTTGGTCTCTTCCCCGGGTGGGGCGGGACACAGCGACTCGCCCGTTTGATCGGGAAGGGGAGGGCGAAAGAGATGATTTTTTCGGCCAAGATCCTTTCGGCGGAAGAGGCGTTCCGTTTCGGGATCGCGAACAAGATTTGCAAACCGGAGGAACTTCTGGCCGAGGTCCGGTTAGTGGCAGGAGAAATCGCCAAAAAGGGACCACTGGCAGTCACTCTCGCCAAGAAGGTGATCCATGAAGGGTTCGATCTTTCCCTGGCGGAAGGACTCTCTCAGGAGAGGAACAGTTTCCCCAAATGTTTTGAGACCAGCGACCTCAAAGAGGGTCTCGCCGCATTTTTGGAAAAAAGGCCGGCCCGGTTTCAGGGGCGCTAAAGATGCTTTCGCGACGACTTACCACCGCAAAAAAGTTAAGCGGCGCCTTCCAATACCTTCGGGTCAAGACGGGCGGCTGGCCCAAGCTGATCAATCTTGAGGTGACCAAGCTTTGCAACGCCAAGTGTGATTTTTGCCCCTGTTGG encodes:
- a CDS encoding enoyl-CoA hydratase/isomerase family protein; translated protein: MGYQYLQVQSENFISTVTISREKALNALNADLLKEIQQCFGEISKNGDVRAVILTGAGDRAFVAGADIAAMSSMTPVGALEFGKLGHSAMDAVDHCPKPVIAAVNGFCLGGGLELALACDFIYASERAKLGLPEVGLGLFPGWGGTQRLARLIGKGRAKEMIFSAKILSAEEAFRFGIANKICKPEELLAEVRLVAGEIAKKGPLAVTLAKKVIHEGFDLSLAEGLSQERNSFPKCFETSDLKEGLAAFLEKRPARFQGR